One window of Camelina sativa cultivar DH55 chromosome 4, Cs, whole genome shotgun sequence genomic DNA carries:
- the LOC104781377 gene encoding CDP-diacylglycerol--glycerol-3-phosphate 3-phosphatidyltransferase 2 yields MGEEDTVNADQNSFAGGEEDSLLRNRHTSPLPPPPQQLSSKVLTLPTVLTLGRVAAVPILVATFYVDCWWGRTATTSIFIAAAITDWLDGYIARKMRLGSAFGAFLDPVADKLMVAATLILLCTKPMDAVLLGPVPWLVTVPSIAIIGREITMSAVREWAASQNGKLSEAVAVNSLGKWKTATQMIALTILLASRDSSFARLLPSGIGLLYVSAGLSIWSLVVYMRKIWRVLLKK; encoded by the exons ATGGGTGAAGAAGACACCGTGAATGCGGATCAGAACAGTTTTGCTGGTGGCGAAGAAGATTCATTGCTCCGTAATCGCCATACGTCGCCATTGCCTCCACCGCCACAGCAGCTTTCTTCTAAAGTGCTTACATTGCCTACCGTATTAACCCTTGGCCGTGTAGCTGCCGTTCCTATTCTCGTCGCGA CCTTTTACGTTGATTGCTGGTGGGGGAGAACTGCTACAACAAGTATATTCATTGCAGCAGCTATTACAGATTGGCTTGATGGATATATTGCTCGGAAG ATGAGATTAGGTTCTGCATTTGGTGCATTTTTGGATCCAGTGGCAGATAAG CTTATGGTAGCAGCTACATTGATACTGTTGTGCACTAAACCAATGGACGCCGTTCTCTTAGGACCAGTTCCATGGTTAGTGACAGTGCCTTCAATTGCCATCATTGGTAGAGAG ATTACTATGTCTGCTGTAAGAGAATGGGCAGCATCTCAAAACGGCAAGCTTTCAGAG GCTGTTGCTGTAAATAGCTTGGGAAAGTGGAAAACTGCAACGCAGATGATAGCACTTACCATACTTCTTGCAAGCCGGGATAGCAGTTTTGCGAGACTATTACCGTCGGGTATTGGGTTGCTCTATGTATCGGCAGGGCTCTCTATATGGTCTTTAGTTGTTTATATGAGGAAAATATGGAGGGTACTGCTAAAGAAGTAG
- the LOC104781375 gene encoding glutathione S-transferase L2, chloroplastic-like, whose protein sequence is MSVGVNISVCSSYPSFALSSSSTDFFTPSSSFYVDRKILQPVSGRLRCKSYEKRRTEPILAVKESSRVPELDSSSEPVQVFDGSTRLYISYTCPFAQRAWIARNYKGLQNKIELVPIDLKNRPVWYKEKVYEANKVPALEHNNKVMGESLDLIKYIDTNFEGPSLTPDGLEKQAVADELLAYTDSFSKAVRSSLNGTDSNAADATFDYMEQALSKFSEGPFFLGQFSLVDVAYAPFIERFRLILRDVLNVDITSARPNLALWIQEMNKMEAYTETHQDPKELVERYKRRVQAEARL, encoded by the exons ATGAGTGTCGGAGTTAATATTAGCGTCTGCTCATCATATCCATCGTTTGCGTTGTCCTCTTCCTCGACGGATTTCTTTACCCCTTCGTCATCTTTCTATGTTGATCGGAAAATTCTCCAGCCAGTCTCCGGTAGGCTGCGGTGTAAATCCTATGAGAAACGCAGAACTGAACCAATATTAGCTGTTAAAGAGTCAAG tcgAGTACCGGAGCTTGATTCTTCTTCAGAACCAGTTCAAGTGTTTGATGGATCGACTAG GTTGTACATATCATATACTTGCCCGTTTGCTCAGCGTGCGTGGATTGCTCGCAACTACaag GGTCTGCAAAACAAGATAGAACTTGTACCAATTGATCTCAAAAACAGGCCTGTTTGGTATAAGGAGAAAGTTTACGAAGCCAACAAG GTGCCCGCATTAGAGCACAATAACAAAGTAATGGGAGAGAGCCTTGATCTGATTAAGTACATTGACACCAATTTTGAAGGGCCTTCGCTGACACCCGAT GGTTTAGAGAAGCAAGCAGTTGCTGATGAGTTGCTCGCCTACACTGACTCCTTCTCCAAGGCTGTCAGATCCTCCTTAAACGGCACTGATAGTAATGCAGCAG ATGCTACATTTGATTACATGGAGCAGGCGCTTTCCAAATTCAGTGAAGGGCCTTTCTTCCTTGGCCAATTTAGTTTG GTTGATGTTGCATATGCTCCATTCATAGAGAGGTTTCGGCTTATCTTAAGGGATGTGTTGAATGTGGATATCACATCTGCTCGGCCTAACCTCGCCCTTTGGATTCAG GAGATGAACAAGATGGAAGCTTACACCGAAACCCATCAAGATCCAAAAGAGCTAGTAGAAAGATACAAGAGACGAGTCCAAGCAGAAGCACGACTCTAA
- the LOC104781378 gene encoding probable protein phosphatase 2C 48: MVSTTFRRIVSPCWRPFGIGEDSSPGASADDGRLDGLFWYKDSGNHITGEFSMAVVQANNILEDHSQLESGPISLHDSGPEATFVGVYDGHGGPEAARFVNERLFYNIKRYTSEQRGISPDVITRGFVATEEEFLGLVQEQWKEKPQIASVGACCLVGIVCNGLLYVANAGDSRVVLGKIANSYKELKAVQLSSEHNASIESVRDELRLLHPDDPNIVVLKHKVWRVKGIIQVSRSIGDAYLKRAEFNQEPLLPKFRVPERFEKPIMRAEPTITVHKIHQEDQFLIFASDGLWEHLSNQEAVDIVNSCPRNGVARKLVKAALQEAAKKREMRCSDLEKIERGIRRHFHDDITVIVVFLHATNFATRTPISVKGGGLLAANNAFL, encoded by the exons ATGGTATCTACTACATTTAGGAGAATTGTGTCGCCTTGTTGGAGACCTTTTGGTATTGGAGAAGATTCTAGTCCTGGTGCTTCTGCTGATGATGGCCGTCTCGATGGTCTCTTTTGGTACAAAGATTCTGGGAACCACATCACTGGCGAGTTTTCTATGGCTGTCGTTCAAGCTAACAACATTCTTGAAGACCATTCCCAGTTAGAGTCTGGTCCTATTAGTTTGCACGATTCTGGTCCTGAGGCTACTTTTGTTGGTGTTTATGATGGTCATGGAGGTCCTGAGGCTGCTCGGTTTGTTAACGAGAGGCTTTTTTATAACATCAAGAGGTACACATCAGAGCAGCGCGGCATCTCACCTGATGTTATCACCAGAGGGTTTGTAGCTACTGAGGAGGAGTTTCTCGGTTTAGTGCAGGAGCAATGGAAAGAAAAGCCACAGATTGCTTCTGTGGGTGCTTGTTGCTTGGTTGGTATTGTTTGTAATGGTTTGTTGTATGTTGCAAACGCAGGAGATTCTCGCGTTGTGTTGGGAAAAATCGCGAATTCGTACAAAGAGTTGAAAGCTGTTCAACTATCCTCAGAGCATAACGCTAGTATCGAATCCGTGAGAGATGAGCTACGTTTGTTGCATCCTGATGATCCGAATATAGTGGTCTTGAAACACAAAGTTTGGCGCGTGAAAGGGATTATACAGGTTTCGAGATCCATAGGTGACGCATACCTTAAGAGAGCAGAGTTTAATCAAGAACCGCTGTTACCCAAATTTAGAGTTCCAGAACGTTTTGAGAAGCCTATCATGAGAGCGGAACCGACTATAACAGTTCATAAGATACACCAGGAAGATCAGTTTCTTATATTTGCCTCGGATGGTTTATGGGAGCATCTAAGCAACCAGGAAGCTGTTGATATTGTCAATTCTTGTCCACGCAAT GGTGTGGCTCGGAAGCTAGTGAAAGCTGCATTACAAGAAGCAGCAAAGAAGAGGGAGATGAGATGTTCAGATTTGGAGAAGATAGAACGGGGGATCAGGAGACACTTTCACGACGATATAACAGTTATTGTTGTCTTCCTCCACGCTACAAACTTTGCGACTCGAACTCCCATCTCTGTCAAAGGTGGTGGTCTCCTAGCTGCCAATAATGCCTTCTTATAG